A genomic window from Purpureocillium takamizusanense chromosome 2, complete sequence includes:
- the GNA1_1 gene encoding Glucosamine-phosphate N-acetyltransferase (EggNog:ENOG503P4F6~COG:M) has protein sequence MPQPAPLFPPSLIDASVAAALPSGFTIRPLARDDHAKGFLECLRDLTWTGEQTADEFAARYDELDTQGKGPYYYLVIEHEGCIVGTGAVIVEKKFIWNRASVGHVEEICVAKGHQGKGLGVRMIEALDSVARNVGCTKSILNCSADKEAFYARCGYKKSGTEMFHEFVEGHKP, from the exons ATGCCacagccagcgccgctcTTCCCCCCGTCCCTCATCGACGCGagcgtggccgcggcgctgccctcgGGCTTCACCATCCGCccgctcgcgcgcgacgaccacGCCAAGGGCTTCCTCGAGTGCCTGCGCGACCTGACCTGGACGGGCGAgcagacggccgacgagtTCGCGGCGCGctacgacgagctcgacacgCAGGGCAAGGGGCCCTATTACTACCTCGTCATCGAGCACGAGGGCtgcatcgtcggcaccggcgccgtcatTGTCGAGAAGAAGTT CATCTGGAACAGGGCCAGCGTTGGGCACGTCGAGGAGATTTGCGTCGCCAAGGGCCACCAGGGCAAGGGGCTAGGTGTGCGCATGATTGAGGCGCTCGACTCGGTCGCCCGCAACGTCGGCTGCACCAAGAGCATCCTCAACTGCAGCGCTGACAAGGAGGCCTTTTACGCCAGGTGCGGGTACAAGAAGAGCGGCACCGAGATGTTTCACGAGTTTGTCGAGGGCCACAAGCCGTGA
- a CDS encoding uncharacterized protein (SECRETED:SignalP(1-17~SECRETED:cutsite=VLA-LP~SECRETED:prob=0.8270)) yields the protein MKFATCIVVALGSSVLALPDPASRSAIQRRAKGECRRPGASTAAAPGQTPGPVAASNIGEDQLLSWVSRPGPADIEKNKCNDNPRERLLTVKNFEKILAKAKKCGTGIACRTVDDPAVCFAKFKAPPNHPKTKLPWKEPDESDYEYDALCEGLPWKTFYPEVPCGTKQHCVSYDWTNPNDDKFRNEADCLGSHEKKE from the coding sequence ATGAAGTTCGCTACgtgcatcgtcgtcgccctaGGCTCAAGCGTCCTTGCGCTTCCCGATCCCGCGTCTCGAAGCGCAATTCAGCGCAGAGCAAAGGGCGagtgccgccggccaggagcCTCAACAGCTGCTGCACCAGGCCAGACCCCTGGACCGGTGGCGGCATCAAACATCGGCGAAGACCAGCTACTCTCATGGGTGTCGCGACCAGGACCAGCGGACATCGAAAAGAACAAATGCAACGACAACCCCAGGGAAAGACTCCTAACAGTTAAAAATTTCGAGAAAATCCTCGCAAAAGCCAAAAAGTGCGGAACGGGCATCGCGTGTAGGACGGTTGACGACCCGGCAGTCTGCTTCGCCAAGTTCAAGGCACCTCCCAATCATCCGAAAACTAAGCTGCCCTGGAAAGAACCGGACGAATCTGACTATGAATATGACGCGCTCTGCGAGGGATTGCCTTGGAAAACCTTTTACCCCGAGGTCCCCTGCGGCACAAAGCAACACTGCGTGTCTTACGACTGGACCAACCCGAATGACGACAAGTTCCGCAACGAAGCGGACTGCCTCGGTTCCCACGAAAAGAAGGAATAG